DNA sequence from the Sulfurimonas sp. HSL3-1 genome:
TGATGGCGGCGACGGCGCGCTGAATCGCATGATCGGCTTCGTCGATATCCTCGAAGACGATCGCCCCCTCCGGATGCTCGGTGACCCAGCGCGTGAGAATGCCCTTCGTTCCCAGCAGCCGTTCGGCATCGTCGGCGAAGGCGAATTCCCCCATGTGCAGGTGCAGTCGCTCGCGTCCCAGATGGGCGAGCGTCTGCAGCATCATCAGCTTTTTCCCGGAAGCGGGAGGCCCGGCGATCACGAGGAGGTCGGCGACGCCCCCGAAATGGGGGCACTGCCCGAACCGCCCCAGCCACTGTTCCAGCAGTGCTGCCGGTCTTTCCTGCCCCTTGGAGGCCAGATCGGTTATTGTCGTATCCATTCGAATATTATAGGGAGTTTTTGCCTTCAAGTGCAACGACGGCGATGGCGAAGCCGCCGTCGTGGGTGATGGAGAGGGAGACGTCGGTAATGCCGAAACGTTCGCGGACCGTGTCGGAGAGGGCGAGCTGAGGGGCGCCGCGATCGGTTTTGGTGATAACGATGTCGTGGAAACCGCACTCGCCGCCGATGCCGCACCCCAGCGCCTTGGCGCAGGCCTCCTTGGCGGCCCAGAACCCTGCGGCGGTATGGGGCCTGCCTACGAGGGCAATCTCATCGGGGGAGAGAAAGCGCTGCAGTGCCCGTTCGCCGTGACGCGTGATCATCCCTTCGATGCGCTCGATTTTGACGAGGTCGATGCCGATCATAGCTGCTCGTAGTCGTCGATCTGATGCTGTTTGCCGAGGTCGCTCAGCGGCACAAAGCTTTTTATCTCGGGGTCGTAGTAGCGGATGTGCCCTGTTTCGATATCGTAGTACCAGCCGTGGATAAAGAGCTTCTCCTCTTTGACCATTTTGTTGACATAGGGATAGGTGAGGAGGTTCTCGATCTGGGAGAGGATGGAAAGCTGCTCGGTGAGGCGAAGCAGCGCTTCGCGGTCCCCGTCCATTCCCAGGGTGGCGACCGCGTTCTCTTTTGCCTTCATCCCCAGGGAGAGCCATTTGCGCGTATGGATCAGCCCGGGGTCGCTGATCTCTTCGTAAAGCGCCTGGCAGGCGCCGCAATGGGTGTGGCCGCAGATGATGATCTCGGAGACCTTGAGGACGCTGACGGCATATTCGATTGCCGTGGCGGTGGCATGGAAATCTTCGTCGGGCTTGTAGACGGGAACGAAATTGCCGACGTTGCGCATGACAAAGAGGTCACCGGGTTTGCTCTGGATCATCAGGTCGGGGATGACGCGGGAGTCGGAGCAGCCGATAAAGAGGGCTTTCGGACTCTGCCCCTCTTTGGCGAGGCGGAGGAGTTCCGCTTCATGCTCTTTGAAATAGACCTGTTGAAAGAGTTCGTTCCCTTCGGCGTATGTCTGCATGGGAGATGATTAGAGTTGACAGCGCTCGATGTTGAGCATCTTCATCAGTTTCTCGAAGATGGCGCCTGCTTCACGGTCGTAGTCGTCGTGATACTCCACTACGATCAGCTTGCGTCCGCCGGCGCTTTCGGTCAGGTAGACGCTGCGGTCGAGCTTATGCTCTTCGTGGATCTGCGCCAGGGCGGCATTGATCTCTTTATACTGCTCTTCCGTATCGTAAGCCAGTGTGATTTTGGTGTAGCGCTCTTCGCCTTTGTAGTCCGCATCAATGCATGGTGCTGCCATAGGAATCCTCTGCCGTTTATCTTTGGGTTGATTATACTGAAACTCTTTTGAAGGAAGCAAATCGCGGGGGCGTTTCGCGGCCGGGGCACTCAACGTGCTTCGATTCTGACCTCCAGGTGGGAAGCGGCGGTGTCGGCGAGGATTTTCTCCAGATCGGGTCGACGGTCCGGGGAGGAGGGGAGGGCCGTCAGCTGCCCCATCAGCAGGCTGAAAAGCTGCACGGTACTCTGGCCGCTGCGGTTTGTGACGTTGATCTCCAGGGTGTCGGCCCGGCCGCGCAACAGGGCGGAGAAGGCCGATTCCGCCTCGGTGATCCAGCGCGTCAGGGTGGGACTGTAGGCGAACTTATTGCGTTTGCGTTCGAAGGCGCGGTGCAGCAGGGTGTCGTACTGGCCGATATAGGCGGCGAAGCGTTTGTCTTTTTCGAGCAGGGAGCGGTAGGCCCGGCCGTCGGCGCTGCTCTGTGCATGCAGAGCATGGAAGAGAAGATCGGGGTAACCGGAATGCGGAGGCTTTCGTGCCGGGGTAAAGAGGGCCGAGGCGTTGCGGAGCGTGACGTGCAGCGTCAGGGTGTCGTGGTTCCCGTTCGCGTTGTCGTTGCGGGAGGTGAAACGGGTGTCGATGGTGTCGTTCCCCTCATACACGGTCGTGAGCGCCAGGCGGCCGGAAAACGGGGAGGCGAACTGCTCGGCGTAGAGGGCATGCAGCCTTTTGCCCACATAATCGGCTCTGACGGTGTCGTTGGTGTCGAACCAGGCTTCGAACAGGTAGGGGGCCGTGGCGTCGCTGCTCTCCGTCGCGTTCGTCTCGAGGGTGGCCCCGGCGTAGTCGAGCGAGACGCTGCCGAGGACGCGTTCGGCGAAGGCGGCCCCCTTTGCCGTACGCTTCATCCTGTTGGCGAAATGGAGGGTGTCGATGTGCAGATGGGCCTGGGGATCATACTGGTCATAGTCGAAATCCGAGACGTCAAGCTGTTCGAGATTGCCGACAAGGGCCCGTTCCAACGCATCTTTTCGGGGGGTCGACGGCGGGGCGAAATAGGGCTTTTCGGCGGCAAGGTGCTGTTGCTGCAGACGTTCTAACTCTTCCACCTCCTTCATTGCGGCGTCAAAGGCCTCTTTTTGCAGCAGCACCCCCAGCGCCTTGTTGAACGATGCGGTTGCCGCTTTGAAGGCGGTGACGGCGGTGCGGTTGGCATCGCGCTCCTCTATTCGTTGGCGCTGCGCCTTGCAGACAAACTGCGTGCGCTCAGCGCGGCATGCCGGGATGAGCCTGCCCTCGGAGCGGTAGGTAAGGTAGCGGGTGAGATTCACCGTGGGATCGTCTACTGCTTTGGGGACTGGAACGGCGAAGAGCAGCGCTGCAGGCAGAAGCAGTGCCGGGAGAAGATAGGGGGTCATGGCGCTTCCTTGAACTCCTATTGTACTTCAAGAAAGCCAATAAGCCGTTCAGTCGGCGACAGGGAGGTAGGCATATCCTTCATTCTGTTTTTCGATCAGGCCGACGCCGGCGTTGAGCACGGTTTCGATGCCGGGGTAAATATCCTTGGCGTCGATTTTTTTCTTGGTCATCCCCGCCTGGCACATCAGAAATGTCACCTCGTAGGTCTCGGCGAGGGCGGCGATGCGTTTGGCCAGTTCCGGGGCGGCTTTGAGCAGTTTCGGGTCCTTGGCAAAGTCGAAGTGTGCCGGATCTTTGAGAAAGAACTTGTAGGCGTTGCCGTGGATGACGACGGCGACGTCGAGCTCTTTGAGCTGGTTCTCAAAATAGGTCTTGTGGGCGACGATCCCTTTGAGAATCTTCTGTTCAAAGGTGTGCATGTCGCCGGTGGTCAGGTCGATGACGACTTTGGGGTTCTCCGCGCCAAAGAGCGAGAGGACGGTCAGCAGGATGAGAAAGAGTTTTTTCATGCAATCTCCTTGGTGAAGTGCATCATACCGGGGGAAAGTAAAAACTATGTAAAAAGGGGCGTTTAATGTCCGGTCCCCGAGGCTGCCTGCGGTTTGGGACGGAACAAACGTAGGAGTAGAAGAATGAATCAAACCAGTTCGGCAGGGAGGGGAGCCGAATCTGCAGGCAGCCTCGGGGACCGGACGGAGAGGTTACTCCGTCAGATCGCCCAGCAGCGTTTCAAAATCGTTCTGTGCTTTCATCAGTTCGGCCTTGGCCTCATCATCCTGGACGCGCGCGCTGCTCATCCAGTTGTAGACGCCGGGGAAACCGATAACGATCTTGTCTTCCCCTTTTTTCTTGTACATCATCATCGTACAGGGCGCGAAGGCCGAAGCCTGCGGGCGCGTCTTGGCGACGTTGTAGATCACCTTCAGCTTGCAGATGGAGTAGGTGTCGTAGAAATCGAAGGGGTTGTCGATGCTCTCATCCTCCCCGACGACCATTTCGAAATCGAGGGTGTTGGAGAGGACGAACCCTTTGGGACTGAGACCGCCCTGGATTCCCATGGCGAGTTCCTCTTTAACGTCATCGTACTCATCCTCTTCGACTTCGAGGCTGTAGGTCGAAACCAGCGGTCCCGACGCCGGGAGCGGGTTCTCGTTCTCGATCGCGACGGAGGCCTTCGGCATTGCTGATTCCAGCGCTTTCAGCGCCGCCGCCTCGATCTTTTTCAGGATCGGGTCGACGCTTTTGAGACCGATGATCTTGGCCATCGCTTCGGCCGTCAGGACGGAGACGTGCAGCTGCTTCTCGCCTTTGTGCTGGTAGATCCCGAAGCCCATCGGCACGAAAATGCCAGCATCGGGATACTTGACGACGAGCGTGCGGGAGAGATCCGTATGGTACGCCGTCAGCAGGTAAAAGACGTCGAAGTCGCTCTGCTGGAACTGGATGTTGAACGGTTTGTTCATCTCCGTATTGGCGGCGATGGTGAAGCCGTTGGCCGCAAGTGAACGTTCGATCACCTGCGGCAGATCGCTCGTGGGGTCGTTATCGACGCTGAAAATCCGCAGGTCGCCCTGGGCATGCAGTGCGATCACGGTCGAAAAGAGTAAAAACAGTATGTGTTTCATCATGGTGTAATCCTTACGGTTTGATATAGACCCAGCCATCTTTGACCCGTTCGATCATCTCGACGATGCCGGCGGTGACGACTTCGACGTCGTCGATGAGCTGGTCTTCGGTAATGTTTTTGGTGCGCATCGTGTTGCCGCAGGCGACAAAGGTGACGTCGTACAGCATCAGCGTGCGCACCCGTTCCGCAATTTTCGGGTCGTTCTTGAGCAGGGTGCGGATCCCTCCCGAATAGGCGACGATCTCCATCTGGACCTTTTCGGGGCCGTAGAACTTCAGCACGTTGTTGGCGGAGCTGAGGACATGGTTGATCGCCTCGTCGCTGCCCTCGGTCACCGAGAAAACGACTTGGCGTGGGTTGTCAAGGGCCGGTTTGGGATCGGCGAACTCCGTATCGGCGTTCAGCCAGAGGCCCCAGGCCAGCAAAATGATCAGAAAACGCATGTTACTCCTTTGTGCACGCCGAAGCGGTCAGTGCGGTGAAATCCTCCCGGTTCCAGGAGCCCGGGACGGTTTTGATGATGCTGCCGTCGGGCTGAAGGATGACGAAAGTAGGGGTCATCGGGACCCTCGCTTTGAAGGGAACGTCCCGCTTCGAGAGGTTGATCTTGACCGGGACGAAGCACCCTTCGACCCAGCGGCTCATGGCCCCATCGTTGAACACGGCCTGCTCCATGTCGTGGCAGTAGTGGCAGTCGTCGCGCACGAGGGCGGCCAGGATGTTCCTGCCGCTCTCGTGCGCTTCGGCCTTGCCCTGTTCCCAGCTGCGCCAGTCGACGGCGTCGGCGAGCAGCGGCAGCAGCAGCCACAGCAGCTTATTCATCGTCCCACTCCAGCATCCGGTAGGCCACCTCGACGTTTTGCGCATGCATCGTGTCATAGAGCGCGACACTGCGGAAAGCGTCGAGGCGGATCGTTTTGGTGGCCTCGGCGATGCCGATGCCCTCGTCGATGGCATCACGCACGCGGTCGCGCAGCTGCGTCAGGTAATCATAGGTCATTTGCAGTGCGTCGCCGTCGGTGCGCTCGCCGTGGCCGCCGATGATGTGTTTCAGCGGCATTGCCCGTATCATCTCCAGCGCGGCGATCCACCCGTGGAGGTCGCCGTCGCGCAGGGAGGGGATGCGGTCGTTGAAGACCAGGTCTCCGGCAAACAGCGTCTGCCGGGAAGGGAGGTAGACCAGGAGATCTTCCGCGGTGTGGGCGCGGCGGGTGAGGCGGATGATCCGGATCTCTTCGCCGTCGATGCGCAGGGTTTCATTGGTGTCGACGTAGCGGGTCGGCAGCGCGATTTCCGTGCCTTCATAGGCTTCGGGGCTGATGCGCTGCTGCATCCGCGTCTTTGCCGTGAGGCTGACCGCCTTGTTGAAGAGGCGGGGACCGATCACCTCGGCGCCCCGGGCTTCGAAAAAGCCGTTGCCCAGCCAGTGGTCGTCGTGCACATGGGTGTCGATGACCGGGCCGTTCTTCTGCGCCTTGATGCGCTGCATGACTGCAGCGGCCTCTTTGGCATAGGCGTAGGTCGGGCCGCTGTCGATGACGAGCCAGCGGTGGCCGGTATCGACGTAGCAGCTGTTGACCATGTTGCCGTTGTTGACGGTGTTCATCACCTCCGGCTTTCCGAAAAAACAGTAAATACCCCGGGCGACACTGACCGGTTCGAGATGGTACTCGAACGCCAGTGCCGATGTGATGCCAAGCCACACAGTCCAGAGCATTTTCATCTGTCAATCCTTCTTAGAAGAGGTAGTTCAGCTCGAAGCGGTATTCGTTGTAGGAGTCTTTGTCATACCCCGCTTCACGATCTTTGGCATCGACCAGGCCGATGCGGACTTTGGCTTCGAGCCCCGGAATCGCTTTGACCTTTTCGATCAGGTCGATATGGATAATGTTGCTGTCCGCCTGGACACCGGCCGCCTGCTTGTCCTCGTCGAAGTCCTGCATCGCGTAACGGACCATCGCGCTCAGACCGGAGACCAGGTTGGCCTTGTCGAAATTGAAGTTGACCTGTGCTGCCGTCGTCTTGGTATTGGCATACCAGTTGTACTGTGCCATCGCACGGGTATAACCGCCGGTCGGGAAGCCGCGCCACGGCGCGACGATATCCGCTTCATCGGCGACGGCGGAGTAGGCGACCATCATTTTAAGCGGACCGGTTTCCGCGACGAGACGCGCCATCCAGAGGCTGGAGTCGAGGCTGTCAGGCGTATCGTAGCCCTTGGTGTTGTCAAAGACGGCCGTACCGCCCGTCCAGTCGACGAGGGTCCCTTTGAGGGAGGCACCACCGACCTTACCGCCGCCGTCGTCCATCTGTTTCATGTAGCGGGCACCCGGCGTGATCTTCCAGCCTCCGAGCGGAATGGCATAGTTGATCTCGCCGGTCAGAGAGCTGACGACGCCCGGGACGCCGCCGTAGGTCAGGTCAAGCTGCAGGTTCTTGATGGATTTGTTCTGCACGTCGGCGACGATCAGCGAATGGGTGATATCCTCTCCCGCCGCGCGGAAGTTGTTGACGCTCAGACCCTTGTGGACCGCGGAGTCGTCGTTGCCGTTCCACTGCGTTTTGACGCTTGTATTGGAATCATCAAAAGTGAGGACGTCGTGGAACGTCTCATGGTCGCGCAGCTTCTGCTGGTAGAACCAGGCACCGCGGATCCGTGTCTGCGGAAGCTCTTTGGTCGTGAAGGAGTAACCCTCGAAGGTGTTCGGGATCATCTTCGTGTCGTTGGACTTGGTCAGGAAACTCTCGAAGATCTGACGGCCGGCGACGAAGGAGGTTTTGGAGATGTCATACTGGACATAGGCCTGCGCCAGCGTCGCAAAGCCGTATCGTCCGAGACGGTTGACGTTGTAGCGGCTGGTCGTATCCTTGCCCGCCTTGAGGTAGCCGATGTTCGCCTCGGACATGCGCTCGCCCGGGAACGGTTCGTCGGTATAGTACAGACCCGCACCGGCGCTCAGGCCATAGAGGGAGGCGGTTTTGTAGATTAGGTTACCGCCGAGCCCCAGGGCACGGTTGTCCTTGTTCTTCGTCTGCGCCGTATCATCGTTTTTCCAATCCCAGTTGAAGGAGTTGACGCGCAGGCGGCCGTAGACGACCCCCTTGGCAAACATATCGGTGATGGTATCCGCTTTGCCTGGGAGCACGTTGTAGACCTCCATCATGTTCCCTTTCAGGGAACGTTTGGGGGTGAATGCCTCGCCGTCGGCGGCAGAGGCACTGCTCGTCAATGTACAGGCCAGCGCGGCCGCTGCGGCAGTCGAAATGAATTTCATTGATTTAATATTAGCCATTTACTCATCCTTTTTTCAATGTAAAAGAGAGATAATGTCAGCGGTGATGAACGAATGTCCCCGTGACACTATCACTGGCTGGCGGCAGGTAGCAGCTGCCGCCGTCTTGTCCTCAGACACCTACTCCCACGACACCGTGACGGTGCCGACCGTGCAATCTCTCAGCAGCCTCCCCCCTTGGAAGGACAACCGCAATCGTAATCCAGCAGTTTGACATTGCCCGCATTGCTGACATCCACCACTTTTTTGCGGCGGATATAGTCGCGGACGACATCATAGACGGGACGGATCTTCTCTTTTTGGAGATGCTCGCCCGCATTTTGGAGGTTGCCCCCCCATGACGAAACGACATAGGTCCGCTTCGGATCGATCGGTTTGCCCCCCACAAGAAGATTGCTGATACGCTTGCCGCGGGCGTTGCCGACGGCGATGTCATAGGTCACCCCGCCGAGGCGGCTCATATCGCCGCCCTGCTGGTAGAGCGGGTTGGCGTTGAAGACGTTGTCGGCGATATCTTCAAGCAGGTTGGCGATACGTTCGCCTTTCAGCTCGAAGGTGTAGACGTTGGGATAGGTGATCCCGCACATCTCGTAGACGTTGTCCATCAGGATGTCGTCTCCCGGAAGGACCGTCGTTCCCCACCGGTAGCCCGGCGTGAAGGAGATGTCGCATTTCATCTCATCCATGATCGCGTCATTAATGAGCTGGTCGAAGGTCGAGAAAAAGGTGTCGCGCTTGTAGAGCAGCCCCTTCGTTTTCCCCAGCACTTCGTTGAACTCCTTGTCAAAGGGCGCATAAAGCTCCGCGACGAGCTTTTCGCCCGCGGGATCCGCCGGAATGATGTTCGAAGCGACCGGGATGAGCTTGTACTCATACCCTTTGACCTTGTGGTCCCGGATGTCGATATCGAGGCGCCCGACGTATTTGCCGTGGCTGCCCGCGATGACGATGACCGTGCCGTCGATGACAATCGGTTTCGGGGAGGGGTCGTGCGTATGGCCGCTGAGGATAAAGTCGATCCCGTGGACCTTGCGCGCCACCTCCTGGTCGACGCTGAAACCGTCGTGCGACAGCACGACGACACAGTCGACCTTCTGCTCGTTACGGAGCTCGTCGACATACTCCTGCAGGGTATCAAGCCGCAGCCCGAAGCTCCACCCCTCGGTGAACTCTTTGGGGTTCGCCGTCGAGGTGAACGGGAAAGACTGGCCGATAATGCCGATCTTCGCCCCGTTGCGCTCTTCGATGGTGTAGGGTTCGAAAATCAGCTCTTCGTACTCCTCGGAGAAGGGGTCGTCCCCGATAATGTTCTGGGAGACGAACTTCGCATCGAGTTTGTCAATAAGCTCTTTGACCCGCTCTTTGCCGTAGGTGAACTCCCAGTGGCCGACCATGACGTCGACGCCGAGGTAGTTCTGCGCCTTGACGATGGCTTCGCCCTCTGTCTTCAGCGCGACGCCGGTGCCCTGCCAGGTGTCGCCGGAGTCGAGCAGCAGGACTTTCTCCTTGCCGCGCTGGCGTTCGACCTCGTCGATCAGGGTTTTCATGTGGGCGATGCCGCCCATCTTCCCGAATTTGCGTGCCAGGGCGGCAAAATCCATGTGGGTGTCGAAGTAGGCGTCGAGGGAGCTGGGCTCCAGTCCGTAGTGCTTGGCAAAGGCTTCGCCGCAGAGGAAACCGGGCGTCCCCACGAGGTTCGGCGCCGAGATCAGCGTCGAAGGCTCGCGCCAGTAGAGGGGCTTGATGTGCGCATGCAGGTCACAGATGTGCAGCAGGGTCACATTGCCCGTATCTTTGAAGTCATACAGATCCGCGAGCGAAATGTCCGCAGGGTTTTTTCCCCCGACGGTCGTCGCGTAGCCGTTGGAAACCGTCACCAGTCCCAGGGCCGCGGCGATCTGCAGAAAGTCTCTTCTTGAAATATCCATTCATCTGTCCTTTAGCGTTTCAGGCCGGGGATCGCGATCGTTTTGTTCTTGGCTTTCGCGAGATTGGTGACATAGACCTCAAGGCCCACCATCTCATCCGAACCGATCGGGAGCACCGCCAGCAGGGCGTTTTTCATACACCCCTGGAAGCGGCGCTGCAGGGTGCGCAGGGAGGACTTCGTCATCCGGTACGCCGGCCAGGTTGCGCCGGCGCCCGCTTCGCCCAGATCCGGCAGGGGCTGGGTGCGCAGTACGGAACCGACAATGTCGGCGGAGTGGCAGCTGTTGCACGAAAGCCCGCGGCCGCCGCGCGCCGTCATAAAGACCTCTTCGCCCAGCTTGTAGGCGGCCTTCATCTGCGGGTTGGCGTTGACGTCGATCGCCACCGCTTCCTCGTTGGCCAGCGATTTGGCGTAGGCCAGCATCGCAAACATCTCTTTGCTGCTGAGCTTGAACGGTTTATGGCCGTTCTGGGCCATCAGCGCCTGCATCACCTGGTCGACACCGAGGACGGCGTCAAACGGTTTGATATAGCGGGGGAAGCCGGCGATGTACGCGGGGAGCTTTGCTTCGGAAATGCCCAGGAACTTCGCCAGGCCGGCGTCGCCGCCGCAGTTTTCTTCCACGAGCTCACCGCCCCATTCGACGTCCATCTCCGCCGGGTTGTTCTCCAGCAGTTCCGCATAGAGCGCGCGGTCGGCGTCGCTCATGGCGAACTGCTCACCGCCCATGGCCAGCGTGCCGCAAAGCAGGGTGGCCGCAATGATTGATGTAACTTTCATGGCTCAGCCTTTCGGTTTGAGTTTTTTCGACTTCTCTTGGACTTCGCCGGTGTTGGTCTTGTAGACGACTTTCAGTGTCCCTGCAGCGGGCACTTTGAAATTGATCGTGAAGACCGGGTTCGTCGAAACGGATTCCCAGACCTGCATCGTCGTGAACGGGGTGTCGTTGAAGAAGAACTTCACCTCGGTGATGTAATCGGCGGGCACGATCTTGCCGCTTTTCTTGTCTTTGCGCATCCCGGTTTCCATCGGGTGCATGACCATGAAGTTGACCTTGACGACGTCGCCGCTTTTAAACTTTTTCGGTTTGATTTTAATCAGTGATTTTCTTTCTGCCATTGTCTATCCTTTTTTGATGATACTCGGGTCTGAAGCGGCGATCAGCCGCAGCCGCCGATCGTGACTTTGACGCTCTGTTTCGCGCTGAGGAATTCGCCGGTGCTTGTTTCGGCGACGACGAGGACATCCTGGGAGCTGCCGAGCTTGATCCGTGTCGCGAACATCGCCGCGCCGTTGGCCGGTGTCAGCATGATGTCGGCACAGCGGACGTTGCTGTTTTTCGTGGCGAAGATGTGGATCGCTTTGACGTAGTCATCCGGTGTCATCGGGGAATCGACTTCAACCGTGACGGGAACGACGGCGCCGTTTTCCGCGATCTCAGGCGCTTTGAGGTGCACCTTTTTCGAAGGCGTGACGGCCTTGCCGCCGGTAATGGCCTTGAGGGCCGCGTCGATGTTCATCGTGTTGGGGCCCTTGGGCGCTTCCGCCGCGAGCAGGCTCTGCGGGGTGAGGGTTGCTGTTGCTGCCGTGGCCGCTGCGGCCAATCCGATACGTTGTAAGAAACTTCTTCTTTGCATGGGTTCTCCTTTAGTGTTTAATGGAAACGATATATGAGGTGATGTCGCAGATTTCACGTTCGGTAAAGAGACCGGTCGTGAGGTTGATCGTCATGTGCGTCTTCGGGTTATCGACACGCGCGTCGGCGATTTTCTGGTAGACGAACTGGTTGTCACGGGTACCCGTTTCAATGAAAAATGCATGGTAGTTTGTCAGGTCCGGACCGATATTTCCGGCGCCTTTGGCCCCTTCGATATTGTGGCAGGCGACACAGTTGCCGTACTGCTTCGGTGAGCCGTTCGCATTCTTTTTTGACAGGCCTGCAGGCAGTTTGCCTTTGGCTTTTTCTCCATTGAGGTTATGGAAAATGTATGCGCCCCGGGCGATCGCGTCCTTGTCGTCCGTGATACACCCCGCTGGCATCGTGTAGGCCTTGGCCGGGCCGAACAGATCCTTCTGGATGATCGACGCCGCTTCGGGCCGCTCGATGGCATCGGACAGGTTGGCGGCGAACGCTACACCCAGACCGATGGTCGTACTGAGTAACAGCCATCTCTTCATCGTGTTTCTCCTTGCTTGGTTTCGAAAATTGTAACGGTGCAATGTAAAAACAATGTAAAAAAGTATAAAGATTTTTGATGGGGAGAGAAAAAGTTCCTATTAGCAGATCAAATAGCAGGATTTTGGCAGAGATGGGGCGGGAAAACGTAGGTAAATGTGCTTCCTTGTTGCGGTACGGAAGAGACCTCCAGGGTGATGCCCGTCTCCTCCATGATCGCCTTGACGATATTGAGCCCGATGCCGAAACCGCCTTTGCCGGTCTCCTCGCGGTAGTAGCGTTCAAAGATCTTTTCGGTGTTCTCGATCCCCAGCCCGTAATCCTTGAAGGTCAGTTCGCAGCGGTGGTCGTACCGTTTCAGGGCGACCTCGACGATGCTGTTCTCGTGGGAGTACTTGATGGCGTTGGAGATGTTGTTGTCGATGATGCGCTGCAGCTGGGTCTGGTTGAAGTGCAGGAACACCCCTTCATCGATCTCGGAGGCGATGGTGATCCCTTTCATGGCGGCGACCTCGTTGAAATAGAGGATGCGTTCGCGCACGAAGGCGCTGACGTCGATCTCCTCGTATTCGAAAACGATCTGCTTGTTCTTGATGAGGTACTCCATGTCGTTATAGATGTTCGAGAGGGTCTTCGACGCGGCTTTGATGCGCTGCAGGTATTTGCTCTGGGGATGCTTGCGGTTATAGAGATCGATGTTGATGTTGATGATGGAGAGGGGCGTGTTGATCTCGTGGACGGTATCTTTGATAAAGTTATCCAGTTTCTGGTTGACGCGCTTGAAGGGCAGGGCAAAACGCTGCAGGACCAGGAGCGAGAGAAAAAAGACGAGGACGACGATGGCGATGAGGATCGTCGCGACGCGTTCGTAGACGGGTGCGTAGGTGAGGTGGTTGCCGACGATGAGGTACTCCGCGCCGAAGTAGCGCTCCCGCGGCAGGGGGATGATGAGGTAGGCGCTGCGGCTTTCGTCGATGTGGTACCCGGCGGCAAAGTGTTCCATCGGAAAGTCGATGAGGGTGAAGACCGGTTTGAAGTGCAGGTCGTAAAGCCCCGAGACGATCCGCTTGAAGCGGGGGTACTCGAAATAGCTTTCACGGTTCTCGTCGTACTCCTCCATGGCGCTGATGACACGGGCGGCGTGCTGCTTGAGCATCAGTTCGTTCTGGATCCCGTGGATCTGTTTCATATAGACGGTGTAGACATAGAGCGGCGCGAGGAGGATCACCGTGATCAGTGCCGTGTAGAGCATCGCGTTTTTGAGGGCGTACTGATTATCTTTCAATGATA
Encoded proteins:
- the soxB gene encoding thiosulfohydrolase SoxB; this translates as MDISRRDFLQIAAALGLVTVSNGYATTVGGKNPADISLADLYDFKDTGNVTLLHICDLHAHIKPLYWREPSTLISAPNLVGTPGFLCGEAFAKHYGLEPSSLDAYFDTHMDFAALARKFGKMGGIAHMKTLIDEVERQRGKEKVLLLDSGDTWQGTGVALKTEGEAIVKAQNYLGVDVMVGHWEFTYGKERVKELIDKLDAKFVSQNIIGDDPFSEEYEELIFEPYTIEERNGAKIGIIGQSFPFTSTANPKEFTEGWSFGLRLDTLQEYVDELRNEQKVDCVVVLSHDGFSVDQEVARKVHGIDFILSGHTHDPSPKPIVIDGTVIVIAGSHGKYVGRLDIDIRDHKVKGYEYKLIPVASNIIPADPAGEKLVAELYAPFDKEFNEVLGKTKGLLYKRDTFFSTFDQLINDAIMDEMKCDISFTPGYRWGTTVLPGDDILMDNVYEMCGITYPNVYTFELKGERIANLLEDIADNVFNANPLYQQGGDMSRLGGVTYDIAVGNARGKRISNLLVGGKPIDPKRTYVVSSWGGNLQNAGEHLQKEKIRPVYDVVRDYIRRKKVVDVSNAGNVKLLDYDCGCPSKGGGC
- the soxA gene encoding sulfur oxidation c-type cytochrome SoxA produces the protein MKVTSIIAATLLCGTLAMGGEQFAMSDADRALYAELLENNPAEMDVEWGGELVEENCGGDAGLAKFLGISEAKLPAYIAGFPRYIKPFDAVLGVDQVMQALMAQNGHKPFKLSSKEMFAMLAYAKSLANEEAVAIDVNANPQMKAAYKLGEEVFMTARGGRGLSCNSCHSADIVGSVLRTQPLPDLGEAGAGATWPAYRMTKSSLRTLQRRFQGCMKNALLAVLPIGSDEMVGLEVYVTNLAKAKNKTIAIPGLKR
- the soxZ gene encoding thiosulfate oxidation carrier complex protein SoxZ, with the protein product MAERKSLIKIKPKKFKSGDVVKVNFMVMHPMETGMRKDKKSGKIVPADYITEVKFFFNDTPFTTMQVWESVSTNPVFTINFKVPAAGTLKVVYKTNTGEVQEKSKKLKPKG
- the soxY gene encoding thiosulfate oxidation carrier protein SoxY; its protein translation is MQRRSFLQRIGLAAAATAATATLTPQSLLAAEAPKGPNTMNIDAALKAITGGKAVTPSKKVHLKAPEIAENGAVVPVTVEVDSPMTPDDYVKAIHIFATKNSNVRCADIMLTPANGAAMFATRIKLGSSQDVLVVAETSTGEFLSAKQSVKVTIGGCG
- the soxX gene encoding sulfur oxidation c-type cytochrome SoxX; the protein is MKRWLLLSTTIGLGVAFAANLSDAIERPEAASIIQKDLFGPAKAYTMPAGCITDDKDAIARGAYIFHNLNGEKAKGKLPAGLSKKNANGSPKQYGNCVACHNIEGAKGAGNIGPDLTNYHAFFIETGTRDNQFVYQKIADARVDNPKTHMTINLTTGLFTEREICDITSYIVSIKH
- a CDS encoding HAMP domain-containing sensor histidine kinase, which gives rise to MKDNQYALKNAMLYTALITVILLAPLYVYTVYMKQIHGIQNELMLKQHAARVISAMEEYDENRESYFEYPRFKRIVSGLYDLHFKPVFTLIDFPMEHFAAGYHIDESRSAYLIIPLPRERYFGAEYLIVGNHLTYAPVYERVATILIAIVVLVFFLSLLVLQRFALPFKRVNQKLDNFIKDTVHEINTPLSIININIDLYNRKHPQSKYLQRIKAASKTLSNIYNDMEYLIKNKQIVFEYEEIDVSAFVRERILYFNEVAAMKGITIASEIDEGVFLHFNQTQLQRIIDNNISNAIKYSHENSIVEVALKRYDHRCELTFKDYGLGIENTEKIFERYYREETGKGGFGIGLNIVKAIMEETGITLEVSSVPQQGSTFTYVFPPHLCQNPAI